aataaattttaaaaaaaatagtcaaAATATCTGGCATGATAGCACTAgctaattttgaaatgtaactTTATTTTACATGATAATTACCATTTTGTCTACTATTGCATATAGGGTTATTTAATGAGGAATAATTTAAGTTATGGAGCAGATTTTTATTTCGTCGTCgttttgttcattattttcttaGAGCACTGAACACACAATTCAATATAATCGATTTTCTGTTTGCTTGTTCTTTGCACGCTTCACTAGGTACGCACAAAAATGACGTGGCGTTTACTGCAGTGACGTCAAGCGCGACAAACTATAGAAGCAGCCGAACGATCGCCTTCAACAAGATGTTGTTAAACCACGGGAACGCTTTCAGCACCAGTAACTACCGATTCACGGCCCCATCGGAGGGCCTCTATGTCTTCTCCTGGTCACTGGCATTAGTCAAGGGCAGAAGCTATAATGGGAATGTGAACTTGATGAAGGACGGGAGCGTTTACCACAGCACCCAGTGTTCCAATACCCACCAACAATGTGGCAACACTGCCGCCGTGTCGCTGGGGAAGAACAACCGTGTCTGGATTCAGACAAGGAGTAACAACGTGTACGTGTACGGAACGTTCTCCTCTTTCTCTGGATGGAAGGTTCATTGGTAGTTCACTACGACCACAGCTAAATAGTCTCTACTTTGTTCAACG
Above is a genomic segment from Ostrea edulis chromosome 3, xbOstEdul1.1, whole genome shotgun sequence containing:
- the LOC125673627 gene encoding complement C1q-like protein 4; the protein is MRRIFLFLWVCLLVSNKRAEGGSMMAHLMRQAGTLKHGLKLAMKIGDIGTHKNDVAFTAVTSSATNYRSSRTIAFNKMLLNHGNAFSTSNYRFTAPSEGLYVFSWSLALVKGRSYNGNVNLMKDGSVYHSTQCSNTHQQCGNTAAVSLGKNNRVWIQTRSNNVYVYGTFSSFSGWKVHW